The sequence TGAGCGCGGCATACATACCGCGGAGGAGGGTTGGCCACTGCATTACCTGGATGAGTACAGTGAACTTCTCGTTGATGTTGAACAGGTTCTCCTGGAGAATCTCGCAGCCTATCTTCCGCGTTACGTTGCCGGCATTATAGGCGATAGTGAAGGTGAAGCCCTTCTCCCAGACCTCACCACCCCAGGCCTTCTTGAGGTGCTCCTCTGCCTTGGCCAGGTCCCATGTGTACCTGGGTGCGTTGGCATCGTAGTATGAAAGACCTTCGACAATCGCCGAACCGGTCTGCTGCGCCTCGTTCTTCAGGGCATCCTTGAGGTAAACCTCCCAGTTGAACGCGTAGGCTATTCCCTTTCGGACGTCAACGTCGGTAAAGAAGTCGTTGGGGATACCGGCACCGTCCAGCTTACCACTACCGGTGAACGTACTCTCCTCGCTGATGTCGAACTGGAAGAAGAGAGCATCGTTATTGAGAGTGGGGAGGTCCTTCCAGATTGTCAGACCCTCAACACCCTCGAGTTCGTCAATATGGGCCCTGGGGACGTCGACGTGGTCGGCATCACCGGCCTCGAGCATCAAACGCCTGGTGGTCCATTCCTCGACAACCTTGATGACGACGCGTTCCAGCTTGGCCGGGGCACGCCAGTAGTTGTCGTTCCTGACGAGGACGGTCTCGACGCCCTCATCCCATCTCTCCAGCTCGAAGGGGCCGGTGCCATTCATGACTGATTGAATTGGCGAGCCACCGGAAGGCGGGTCATTGAGTGCTTCGTAGGAGGCCTGGGTGCCGTCCCAGTCACCATTCTCAATGCACCACTCCATGTCGAGAATGCTGCCCCAGGAGTTGGAGAGTATCTGTAGGAACGGCTCGTAGGCAGACACCAGATTAAACTGTACCCAGTCGCCGTCAACCTCGACCTTGCTCTTTATCTCGTCGAGGGGAATCAGACCGTCGTCGGTCCGTGTGGTGTGAGTGTCCGTACCGAAGAGAGGCTCGAAAAGCATCCACTGGGGGCCGGCACCGTAGTCCTGTACCATACCGCGTTCGAAGGAATATTCCACGTCTTCGGGGGTCATGGTATTACCGTTGTGGAACTCGACCCCTTTCCGAATCTTGAAGCGGTAGGTCTTGCCATCTTCGGAGACAGTCCACTCGGTAGCCAGAATGGGGTCGAACTCCGTCGTGCTCTCACCCTTCCAGAATAGCAGCGTCTCGTAGACAGCCTGGATAATCTCGCCGCTGGAGGTATCGTAGGCGTAGGCCGGGTCCAGAGAGTCAGGCGGTCCAATGGTAGCATAGATGAAGGTGCCCGGGTTCTTGATATCCGGTTGCGCCGGT is a genomic window of Dehalococcoidales bacterium containing:
- a CDS encoding ABC transporter substrate-binding protein, producing MIPKGKRKFIFTLVAACVIAAMLLPACQAEEAGEVKEVEKEEPAQPDIKNPGTFIYATIGPPDSLDPAYAYDTSSGEIIQAVYETLLFWKGESTTEFDPILATEWTVSEDGKTYRFKIRKGVEFHNGNTMTPEDVEYSFERGMVQDYGAGPQWMLFEPLFGTDTHTTRTDDGLIPLDEIKSKVEVDGDWVQFNLVSAYEPFLQILSNSWGSILDMEWCIENGDWDGTQASYEALNDPPSGGSPIQSVMNGTGPFELERWDEGVETVLVRNDNYWRAPAKLERVVIKVVEEWTTRRLMLEAGDADHVDVPRAHIDELEGVEGLTIWKDLPTLNNDALFFQFDISEESTFTGSGKLDGAGIPNDFFTDVDVRKGIAYAFNWEVYLKDALKNEAQQTGSAIVEGLSYYDANAPRYTWDLAKAEEHLKKAWGGEVWEKGFTFTIAYNAGNVTRKIGCEILQENLFNINEKFTVLIQVMQWPTLLRGMYAALMPMFQIGWMADYPDAHNFIFPFQSSAGTFSGWQNYKNAEVDALIAEGIAGTTAAAREATYRKLDQLYIDDVPSFILAQPLGRRYFRSWVKGFYHNPVLPGNYGNLYDLSKEY